DNA sequence from the Neochlamydia sp. AcF84 genome:
GCGATTTTGCTATCTATAATGATTCTCTTCTCTCTTTCTATAAAGGAACTTGGCATCGCAATACCATCTGGAAGGGATGGGTAGAAAATCTTAAAGTCTATTTCATTGAGCCTCATCATCCCGCCCATTTCTTTCACCGCGGTTGTTTTTATGGCTGCGAAGATGATATGGAACGCTATCTTTATTTTTCACGAGCAGCTTTAGAGTTTATAGAAAAGGAAAGGCTATCTCCTCATATCATTCACTTACATGATTGGCAAACAGCTGTAATTGCCCCTCTCTATCATGAACTTTATCGACTTCAGGGCGCTAAAGAGGCTAAAATCGTTTTTACTATCCACAATATCGAATATCAAGGACATTGTTCGCGTAGTAATCTTGATAATATAGGATTAAAGGGTTCGCATTATCTTCTCCCAGACATAATGCAAGATGCTCAATATAAAGAGGCTATCAACCTAGTAAAAGGAGCGATCATTTATGCAGATCATATCACCACCGTCTCACCTAATTATGCAAAAGAAGTACTAACACCTCTAGGAGGGCGCGGTTTAGATAAAACATTATCTAAATATCAAAGCAAATTTAAAGGTATTCTGAATGGGATTGATTATTCCTACTGGAATCCGGAGATCGATCGTTATCTTCCTACACATTATTCCTCTCGAGAAGCACCGGCAAGCAAAAAAGATCGCCATACGCTAGATAAAAAAGCTTACATAAAAAATTTCTTAAGAGAACGCTTATTTTTAGCCGAAGAACATCGTCCGATTGTAGGCTGTATTGCGCGTTTGGTTCCTCAAAAAGGCATCGAGCTTATTAAACACGCTCTTCATTATACTTTAGAAAAAAAAGGGCAATTTTTGTTACTAGGATCTAGCCCTATCGAGGGCATTAACGCCGAATTTCAACAGCTTAATCGCCATTTTCATGAGCACCCTCACGTACGCCTAATTTTACATCACAGCGAAGAACTGGCGCATCTGATCTATGCCGCTTCAGATATGTTTATTGTACCTTCTTTATTTGAACCCTGTGGCTTAACGCAGATGATTGCCCTTAAATACGGGGCTATCCCTATTGTGCGTAAGACTGGAGGGTTAGCAGATACGATTTGGGATGTAGATTATTCTGGAAAAACTATTGAAAAAACAAATGGATATGTTTTCGAATACCCTGATGCTAAAGGAATTGAGTCAGCTTTAGATAGAGCTTTTGAATGTTGGTTTCATCATCCCGACCGCTGGCGCCAACTTATGATTCGTGCAATGAACACAGATTTCAGCTGGAATAGTCCTTCTGATGAATATTTAAACATCTATCAGAGCATCCTAACCACTGAAAAAAGAAGCTAAAAAACCCCCTTTATAAAGGGAAATTTACAAGTTGATCTTTTTTTAGAGAAAATAAATCTAAAGTTTTGTAAAAGTTAAGCTAAAATCCTTTAAATTGTAGGTCACTTCTTGAGTATAGCTAATTACTTTACCTTTATTCGCATTTTTATCAGCCCCATTTTTCTTTTAGTCTATCTTCACCATGATTATTTAGAAATTAATCCATCTGTTTTACCCTATGTTTTACTTTTTTTGCTGGGCGTTAGTGAATTATCAGATGCCTTTGATGGCTATTTGGCGCGCAAATATAACCAAGTAACCGATTTTGGAAAAATACTAGATCCTATGGCTGATAGCATTGCGCGTCTCTCTTACTTTTTAACATTTACCGCAGAGCCTGTCAGATTGCCCTTAGCTTTAATTTTTATCTTTGTCTATCGTGATTCTGTAGTTAGCACACTTCGAACCATTTGTGCACTTAAAGGGTTTGCTTTAGCAGCGCGTACCAGCGGGAAAATTAAAGCATGCATTCAAGCGATGGCTGCTTTAATTGTATTAATCCTTATGATTCCTCATTCCTTAGGCTATTTATCCAGCCCTGATCTACAATACATATGTACATGGGTGGTAGGTATAGCAGGAATTTATACTGCTTATTCTGGAGTAGACTATGTGTATGCCAATAGACAATACATTGCCAAGCTATTGTCATTGCACCCGGCTAAACCCTAAGCGCTCATTAATTCTTAGAAGATTACCCATCTGCTAGCCGTTCATACGTAAACCTAAGAGGACTATTAATGATCTTCAAGTGCTAGCGTTCCTCCCCGCTTTAATCATAAAGATCTTCAGAAAAAGAGAGTTTTTCCCACATTTTCTCCTTGTGATTAAAGGTCTAAATCATGACACCGACTAAAAAGGGTGAAAGATAGAAGGGTATCGCCAATCAATGAAACAAAATACTAGCCTTAAGAGGTTGCTCAACAAAATTGTCCATTCTTCAAGAAATCATACTTTTGCCTCTCTATTAATGTAAGCAATCACTGGATAGGCTTAGGGTTTAAAGGTGATTTTACGAGTATCTGCAAAGGCAAAAATGCTTGCAAATACCTATCTTTTCTAATTACCGCACTTTCTGATTTACATTATCTTTTTTAACATCATGATCTTAAATAGTCCCTCCCTGCGACTGCCTACTTTTTCCCCTCTATCTTAATCCTCCCCATTCGATTCGGTTTCTTTAGCCTCCACTCCTAGATGAATACAATACTGGATAATTATTTAGCTTTGGGCATTACTACCTAACAATAATAAAAGTGTCTTGCATGTATTATTTAACATAACTGCAGCAGGATGATTTTCACCCAAAATTTTAGTAAGAAGTTCACTGGCTTTAAAAGAACACTCAATCATGCGTTTTTGATTTCCTTGGAGAGTGTAGAGCTGTGCCAAGTTGGAATAAAGATTTGCCACCGTGTGAGAGCTTTCGCCAAAGAGGTTAAGATCAATGGTAAGGGCTTTTTCTGTATGCTCTATTGCTTTATTTAATTTTCCTTGGTTTTTATAGAGGTTGGCTAAATCTTTATAATCTCTCGAGACATCAAAATGGATTTCACCAAAAAGTTTGCGCTCAATGACGAGGGCTTTCTTGCTATATTTTATTGCTTGCTTTAAATTTCCTTGTTCTTGATAGAGTGTTCCCAGATTGTTATAAAGGCCTGCCATAGTAGGACGATTTTCACCAAAAAGCTCAAACTCAATAGCAATCGCTTTCTTGATATACTCTGCCGCTATATCAAGTTTTCCTTGCATTTTAAAAATTTGCCCAAGATTATTGAAGGCCCTTAACATATTAGGATGAATTTCACCAAAGATCTTGCGATCAATATCAAGCGCTTTCTTGGTAAGCTCTACCGCCTGCTCTAAATCGCCTTGTTTTTGGTAAATTGCTCCTAAATTATTGTAAATAATTGCCACACTAGGATGATTTTCACCAAACAGGGCAAGGTTGGTAGCAAGCGCTTTCTTACTGTAATCTGCCGCTTTATTAAACTTTCCTAGTTTTAAGTAGACAGTTGCCATATTATTATAAAAAATTGCCACTTGAGGATTAGCATTATCAAAAAGTCGAAGAGCCATCCTAAGGGTTTGCTTGCTATACTTAATAGCTTCCTTTAAGTTGCCTTGATCTTGATAGATAAGCCCTAAATTGTTATAGTCTCTTAATACATCGGGATGATTTTCACCAAAGATCTCGCGATCAATATCAAGCGCCTTATGAACATAACCTAAAGCCTTATCTAACTTTCCTTGTTCTTTATAAATTGTTCCTAGGTTATTGTAATCTCTGGCCACAGTAAAATGAACTTCACCGAATCTTTTGCGATCAATGGCTAAGGCTTTTAGTGTATGGCCAACAGCTTCATCTAAATTTCCTTGGGCTTGACTAATTTGTCCCAAATTATTGTAAGTAATCGCGATACTTGGATGATTTTCCCCAAAAAGCTTAAAATTAATGATAAGCGCTTCAGTAATCAGCTCAGATGCTTTTTCTAAATTACCTTGTTCCTTGTAGATCATTCCCAAATTATTATAACGGCTTGCCACATTAGAATGAGTTTTCCCAAAAAGCTTAAGTTCAATGTTCAGCGCTAGATTGATATACTTAATGGCTTTCTCAAAATTTCCTTGTTTTTTGTGAATTTGCCCTAGATTATTGTAAAGGCATGCCACTTGAGGATTCTTTTCACCAAAAAGTTTAAGGTCAATAGCAAGTGCCTTTTTAATATAATCAGTGGCCCAGCCAAAATAGCCTTGGTCTTGGTAGATAAGGCCCAAATTATTATAAAGTAGCGACACGCTAGTATGGTTTTCACCAAATAGATTAAGTCTAATAGCAAGCGCTTTCTCGGCATGCTCAGCCGACTCTTTTAGATTTCCTTGATGCTGGTAGATAAGCCCTAAGTTGGCATAATCATTTGCTACTTGAGGAGAATTTTCTCCAAAAAGCTTATGATTAATTATAAGTCCTTTCTTGGTATACTCAACTGCATTTTCTAACTCTCCTTGGTCTAAGCAGATCTGTCCCAGATTATTATGATATCTTGCTATTGAGGGACAATTTTCTCCAAAAAGTTTAAGATCGATTTCTAGAGCCTTATCAATATACTCAGCAGCTTGGTTCAAAATGTCTTGATCCTTGTAAATAAGTCCTAGGTTGTTATAAGTGGAGGCTACTATTGAATGATTTTGGCCAAAGATCTCAAGGATTATTTTGAGTGCTTTTTGGACTTTCTCCTCAGCCCGATCTAGAAATCCTTGAGCTTGATAGAGGGTGCCTAGATTACTGTAAAGTAACGCCACGCTAATATGATTTTCACCAAAAATTTTAGTATTAATGAGGAGCGCACGCTTAGTATATTCAATGGATTTTTTTAAAATTCCTTGTGTGCGATAGCAGATAGCTAGATTATTATAGAAAACTGCAACCAGACGATGATTCTCACCAAAAAGCTTAGAGCCTATAGTAAGAGCTTTCTCGATATAATCAACCGCCTTATCTAAGATTCCTTGTTCTTGGTAGATAAGCCCTAGATTGTTGTAGTTTCTTACTACATGAGGATGATTCTCACCAAAGAGCTTAAGATCAATTTCTAGCGCTTCCTGGGTGTACTCAGCAGCTAACTCTAATTTCCCTTGAGATTTATAGATAAGTCCTAGGGCGCTGAAAGCATTGGAATTTTGTGGGTTATTTTTTTTTGCTAAGAAATACAAATTTTCGGCTTCCTCAAATTGAAAAAGCCTTCGAGCTATATCACCTCGGGTTTCGGGGGAGCCATCATCTAAATTAGAAAATTCAAAATCGTCTTCATTGCTTAATAAAAAAGCTTTGAAGGCTTTATAAAAAGGAATAAAGACTTGATAAATTTCTCTAACTTTTTTTAAAGCTTCTGGCTCTAAAGCAAATTGTTTTTTAATAAGAGCAGAATCATCAAATCTGAAAGGCCTAGTCAGAGGATTCATCATTTCATTCTGTTTTTTATAATGAGCATAAGTTTTAAGGCGCATAAATAAAGCTATACTCATCCATTCCTTTAATTTTTCAGCAGCATTCCCCTTTAAAGTGCTTTGCTTTTCCAACTGATCGATTCTAGTAAATGTATCTGAGGCGTTTACTTTTTTAATAAGAGCTATTCTATCTAATGCTAAATGAGGGAAGCGGTAAAAATCATTTTTAACCTTAAAAAGCATGCCTTGTTTGTCTAAATCATCCATTGCTGGATTAAAATTTTCCATATCAGCTACTATTAAATGCTGCTTGGCTAAGTGTTGGCGAAGATTAAAACCTTCTCGATAAGAAACACTAAGTTTTTCTTGAATTTTTTGGCTATATTGGTCGGTTAACTTAGGGTTGCCCAGTAGATGAGTAAAGGTTAAAAGCTCCATTGGAAGATGAGGTTCTTTTTCATGCCACCATTTCCCTTCTTCGGCTTGGGCAATATATTCGGCCATTTTTTCAGGAGTCTGAATGAGCTCAAAAGTCTCTCTATTACCAAAAGGAGTTTTACAGCCTTTTCCTTTTACTCCCGCTCCGTCGAAAGCTAAGCCCCGTGGTGTAATGTCATCAAAAAAATTGATGGCATTTAAGCAAGGAATATTTAAAGCAGGAAGAATAGTTTCTCCTAGATTGATAACTTTTAAATGAATGAGACTTGTAAGATTCTGAAAATATTTTCTATTTAGAGGGGTATCTTCTGCTATAAGAATGCCAAACTCTAGATCGGAGTAAGGCGTCATCTCTTCCCTAGCTAGTGAACCAAAGCCTATCATAGCATATTCACACGGCTCATCCCCTATATGATTTAAGGCCTGCATTACAAGATGTCCAAAGAAAACTTTTATCCGTAGAGCAATCTTACTATAAAGCTCTCTAATACTTTCAAAAGGTGGATTGTTCGGTAAAGCTTGAATGCTATCCTCTATCTCATCTCTAAGATTTTTTACAGCTTGGTCATTAGCTGCAAATTGCCTTTTCATGGCTGCCGAGTGCAACGTTTTACCATTACATAACCTAATAAGCAGTTCATGGATCCTAAAAAGCCTCCTTCTAAGAATTTCATGCCTTTTTTGAGGTGCTAAGCGTAAGGCATAACGATAAAGTCCGGCCGCTTGCAGAAGTGTTTCATGCGTTCCTTTACCCACATATACATCCCCTAGTTTTTCTATATATAAGGCTTGTTGGATAGAATCTTTCTTTTGAATGGCAAGTTTTAAAGCTAAAGTATAAGCCTCTT
Encoded proteins:
- the glgA gene encoding glycogen synthase GlgA, which codes for MHIINIASELAPIAKVGGLGDVLLGLSRELSWKGHDIDLIIPKYDCMDTESIRDFAIYNDSLLSFYKGTWHRNTIWKGWVENLKVYFIEPHHPAHFFHRGCFYGCEDDMERYLYFSRAALEFIEKERLSPHIIHLHDWQTAVIAPLYHELYRLQGAKEAKIVFTIHNIEYQGHCSRSNLDNIGLKGSHYLLPDIMQDAQYKEAINLVKGAIIYADHITTVSPNYAKEVLTPLGGRGLDKTLSKYQSKFKGILNGIDYSYWNPEIDRYLPTHYSSREAPASKKDRHTLDKKAYIKNFLRERLFLAEEHRPIVGCIARLVPQKGIELIKHALHYTLEKKGQFLLLGSSPIEGINAEFQQLNRHFHEHPHVRLILHHSEELAHLIYAASDMFIVPSLFEPCGLTQMIALKYGAIPIVRKTGGLADTIWDVDYSGKTIEKTNGYVFEYPDAKGIESALDRAFECWFHHPDRWRQLMIRAMNTDFSWNSPSDEYLNIYQSILTTEKRS
- the pgsA gene encoding CDP-diacylglycerol--glycerol-3-phosphate 3-phosphatidyltransferase — its product is MSIANYFTFIRIFISPIFLLVYLHHDYLEINPSVLPYVLLFLLGVSELSDAFDGYLARKYNQVTDFGKILDPMADSIARLSYFLTFTAEPVRLPLALIFIFVYRDSVVSTLRTICALKGFALAARTSGKIKACIQAMAALIVLILMIPHSLGYLSSPDLQYICTWVVGIAGIYTAYSGVDYVYANRQYIAKLLSLHPAKP
- a CDS encoding tetratricopeptide repeat protein, whose product is MSVSNSGTKPCIFPEFQRIQNDPSYSLGDTDAFIEISLKIFKKLTLQDLCQAQLVCRQWKQLIGQTDEASNFHLESSRVSLSKEKLPTCDKENRLDTFPFLWDSQQIAASLWDDSSTIINEAMREKVNTAADYLNKEGFELKGVPSDGDCFFSAFLASYKQLSRKIPLLDEHKDKIFYLRQVLADIVKHTDRKRAEEIIEKGTWVSGLGEGDLLAPALSIPIRLVTVNEEHLICGIHDRLIFSDASSPEDSRSSEWETIPQEERPTEYILIVDLGGHFIHAQKSLRQNPFSLLKTEASYESIDYFDEIANYIEKMVYPIDQSSNALTKEQLEKAEEIFTLALKLAVRKNDRIREAICMERLGDVYVGKGTHETLLQGAGLYNQALRLAPQERHKLLRDKISKVHDLFVRICESTPLNPAALEKQFETNLHTLKNLKEETQCKLQVLSENPSMEQARELQGEISQQIKFNLGHLAIQLLHHLQSKPCKTSIKTQQANNFTEQETLKPPSYLVILPLKVFQQIFLSFSSLKNDELKRVLNAKSCARIFRQHLPSKVQLLNQYQPQKLLSYLDKIADHLEKMVYSIDQISNALTKQQLKEAEEAYTLALKLAIQKKDSIQQALYIEKLGDVYVGKGTHETLLQAAGLYRYALRLAPQKRHEILRRRLFRIHELLIRLCNGKTLHSAAMKRQFAANDQAVKNLRDEIEDSIQALPNNPPFESIRELYSKIALRIKVFFGHLVMQALNHIGDEPCEYAMIGFGSLAREEMTPYSDLEFGILIAEDTPLNRKYFQNLTSLIHLKVINLGETILPALNIPCLNAINFFDDITPRGLAFDGAGVKGKGCKTPFGNRETFELIQTPEKMAEYIAQAEEGKWWHEKEPHLPMELLTFTHLLGNPKLTDQYSQKIQEKLSVSYREGFNLRQHLAKQHLIVADMENFNPAMDDLDKQGMLFKVKNDFYRFPHLALDRIALIKKVNASDTFTRIDQLEKQSTLKGNAAEKLKEWMSIALFMRLKTYAHYKKQNEMMNPLTRPFRFDDSALIKKQFALEPEALKKVREIYQVFIPFYKAFKAFLLSNEDDFEFSNLDDGSPETRGDIARRLFQFEEAENLYFLAKKNNPQNSNAFSALGLIYKSQGKLELAAEYTQEALEIDLKLFGENHPHVVRNYNNLGLIYQEQGILDKAVDYIEKALTIGSKLFGENHRLVAVFYNNLAICYRTQGILKKSIEYTKRALLINTKIFGENHISVALLYSNLGTLYQAQGFLDRAEEKVQKALKIILEIFGQNHSIVASTYNNLGLIYKDQDILNQAAEYIDKALEIDLKLFGENCPSIARYHNNLGQICLDQGELENAVEYTKKGLIINHKLFGENSPQVANDYANLGLIYQHQGNLKESAEHAEKALAIRLNLFGENHTSVSLLYNNLGLIYQDQGYFGWATDYIKKALAIDLKLFGEKNPQVACLYNNLGQIHKKQGNFEKAIKYINLALNIELKLFGKTHSNVASRYNNLGMIYKEQGNLEKASELITEALIINFKLFGENHPSIAITYNNLGQISQAQGNLDEAVGHTLKALAIDRKRFGEVHFTVARDYNNLGTIYKEQGKLDKALGYVHKALDIDREIFGENHPDVLRDYNNLGLIYQDQGNLKEAIKYSKQTLRMALRLFDNANPQVAIFYNNMATVYLKLGKFNKAADYSKKALATNLALFGENHPSVAIIYNNLGAIYQKQGDLEQAVELTKKALDIDRKIFGEIHPNMLRAFNNLGQIFKMQGKLDIAAEYIKKAIAIEFELFGENRPTMAGLYNNLGTLYQEQGNLKQAIKYSKKALVIERKLFGEIHFDVSRDYKDLANLYKNQGKLNKAIEHTEKALTIDLNLFGESSHTVANLYSNLAQLYTLQGNQKRMIECSFKASELLTKILGENHPAAVMLNNTCKTLLLLLGSNAQS